The following coding sequences lie in one Zingiber officinale cultivar Zhangliang chromosome 2B, Zo_v1.1, whole genome shotgun sequence genomic window:
- the LOC122047474 gene encoding ADP,ATP carrier protein 2, chloroplastic-like produces MERVISAQGLLSLPSAPQARTFHQPLRRRFPFAAAGFASPIFRARSPSHAVHGFDSGEKIPSPLVLRAVFDPQRRLLSSPLYGNPRKGPTFSAGAAVPAGGAGFAEGEAEKPKFLGVEITTLKKIVPLGIMFFCILFNYTILRDTKDVLVVTAKGSSAEIIPFLKTWVNLPMAIGFMLLYTKLSNVLSKEALFYTVIFPFIAFFGAFAFLLYPLRDVIHPTALADRLLAALGPSFLGPVAILRIWSFCLFYVMAELWGSVVISVLFWGFANQITTVAEAKEFYPLFGLGANIALIFSGRTVKYFSNLRKNLGPGVDGWAISLKGMMSIVVLLGFVISGIYWGVNKFVVNDPSLPRSNRKKKEKPKLGMNESLKVLLSSRYVRDLATLVVAYGISINLVEVTWKSKLKAQFPSPNEYSSFMGDFSTATGIATFTMMLVGRWILRKFGWGVAAMITPTVLLLTGVGFFSLILFSGPLTPLLGSMGITPLLAAVYVGALQNIFSKSAKYSLFDPCKEMAYIPLDEEMKVKGKAAIDVVCNPLGKSGGALIQQFMILTFGSLANSTPYLGGILLAIVLAWIGAARSLDSQFSPLAKELLEKEKLLKEKSNASPIEATKEETEELLAVESASGEKLSNGSPLNRKSALESEATSETFGKHGQ; encoded by the exons ATGGAGAGAGTTATCTCAGCGCAGGGCCTCCTTTCCCTCCCTTCCGCGCCGCAAGCTCGCACCTTCCACCAACCCCTCCGCCGGAGGTTTCCCTTCGCCGCCGCCGGTTTCGCCTCCCCGATCTTCAGGGCGCGGTCGCCGAGCCACGCTGTCCACGGCTTCGACTCTGGGGAGAAAATCCCATCGCCTCTGGTGCTGAGAGCTGTCTTCGACCCCCAAAGGCGGCTCCTTTCCTCTCCGCTTTATGGGAATCCGAGGAAAGGTCCGACCTTTAGCGCCGGGGCGGCGGTTCCGGCCGGAGGCGCTGGATTCGCGGAGGGCGAGGCGGAGAAGCCTAAGTTTCTGGGTGTCGAAATCACAACCCTGAAGAAGATAGTTCCTTTGGGGATTATGTTCTTTTGTATTCTTTTCAATTATACCATTCTCAGGGACACCAAGGATGTGCTCGTAGTGACGGCCAAGGGGAGCAGCGCCGAGATCATACCTTTCTTGAAGACCTGGGTGAACCTGCCGATGGCCATCGGGTTCATGCTCTTGTACACTAAGCTGTCTAACGTGCTGTCGAAGGAGGCTCTCTTCTACACCGTGATCTTTCCCTTCATAGCCTTTTTTGGGGCGTTTGCCTTTTTGCTGTATCCTCTGCGAGATGTCATCCATCCCACGGCGCTTGCCGACAGGCTCCTGGCGGCGCTCGGTCCGAGTTTCCTTGGCCCCGTTGCAATTTTGAGGATTTGGAGCTTCTGCCTCTTCTATGTCATGGCAGAGCTGTGGGGAAGTGTTGTCATCTCCGTCCTCTTCTGGGGGTTTGCCAATCAG ATTACTACTGTTGCGGAAGCCAAAGAATTCTACCCGTTGTTTGGACTTGGGGCCAATATTGCCCTCATCTTCTCTGGAAGAACAGTTAAATACTTCTCTAATCTACGTAAGAATTTGGGACCGGGGGTTGATGGTTGGGCGATTTCACTCAAAGGAATGATGAGCATTGTTGTGCTTCTTGGATTTGTAATTTCTGGAATCTATTGGGGTGTGAACAAATTTGTAGTGAATGACCCATCTCTTCCAAGATCAAACCGCAAGAAGAAG GAAAAGCCAAAGCTAGGCATGAATGAGAGCCTGAAGGTTTTGTTGTCCTCTCGATATGTGAGGGATCTAGCGACTTTAGTGGTTGCTTATGGTATAAGCATTAACCTAGTAGAAGTCACATGGAAATCAAAGCTCAAAGCGCAG TTTCCGAGTCCAAATGAGTATTCATCTTTCATGGGTGATTTCTCCACCGCGACTGGTATTGCAACATTTACAATGATGTTGGTAGGGAGGTGGATTCTCCGAAAGTTTGGTTGGGGGGTGGCAGCCATGATTACTCCCACAGTTCTGCTTCTAACAGGAGTAGGGTTCTTCTCACTGATCTTGTTTAGCGGGCCTTTGACTCCTCTATTGGGAAGTATGGGTATTACTCCTCTGCTTGCTGCTGTTTATGTGGGTGCATTACAGAATATTTTCAGTAAGAGTGCAAAATACAGCTTGTTTGATCCTTGCAAAGAAATGGCTTACATTCCTTTGGATGAAGAGATGAAG GTTAAAGGAAAGGCAGCTATTGATGTTGTCTGCAACCCCTTAGGGAAGTCGGGTGGCGCCCTGATCCAGCAATTTATGATTTTGACATTTGGCTCGCTAGCTAACTCGACTCCGTACCTTGGAGGAATTCTTCTAGCGATCGTTCTTGCATGGATAGGTGCTGCCAGATCCCTGGACTCCCAGTTCTCTCCCTTGGCTAAGGAGCTGCTCGAGAAGGAGAAACTGCTGAAAGAAAAGTCTAATGCTTCTCCAATCGAAGCAACAAAAGAAGAAACTGAAGAGTTGCTCGCAGTTGAATCTGCATCGGGCGAGAAGTTATCAAACGGGTCACCTTTGAATCGAAAATCAGCCCTGGAATCTGAGGCTACCTCGGAAACCTTCGGCAAACATGGACAGTGA